AGACAGGCAGATGTCCTAAGGCCCCTCATCTCAGCGAGCTTAATTCCAGCCAGTCCAGTTCCTGTTCGATCCGTCGATACACGTCGTCCCCTATGTCTCCGTTGTCCCTCAAAGCATCAATGGCTTTGCGTGAGTCGTTCACGATCTTGTTCGGGTGGCCAAGAAATGGGGAGCATGTGTGGACGGCTCCCTATTGGCAAGAAGATTTTGGTGTATTGATATCGGTCGGGTGCAGGCATGTGTCCGGCCTTTTGATGCGGCCGTTCATTGCCGCTGGCCCTGATGTATTCCGCAGATTGGATCCCAGACACGTCATCGCGCTTTTTTTGCGCCAGCTCCCAACGACGGGTTTTTCCAATCTCGGTATCGACCGCATTCATCACACCATCAGCACCTCACCAATTCGCTGAACCTGCGCAGGTGGCCTACGCGGTCATTCCGTTAAAGCGTGTTCCGTTCACCATGAGCGCCCAGGCAATGCGCGCCATCTTGTTGGCCATAGCAACGGCCACTACGGTGTACGGTTTTCGAGACAACATTCCAGCACCCCACGCCGCTGTCGTCGATTTTGCGCTTTTGCTAAATCGCAAGACGGCCGCCGCACCCACGACCAGCAATCGTCGGATATAGGGATCGCCCTGCTTGGTGATTTTGCCAAGCCGCTCTTTTCCTCCAGACGAGTTTTGACGCGGCACAAGGCCAAGCCAGGCGGCAAGCTGCCGGCCCGATTTGAACAAAGATGCATCAGCTACCGTAGCGGCGATAGCGCTGGCCGTAATCGGGCCAATCCCGGGTATAGTCTCAAGCCTTTGGCTGAGATCATTCGACCGGTGCCAAGCCAATATCTGCTTATCCACCTCGCCAACCTGCAGGTCCAGGTCCCGCAATTGTTGGGCGATCGGGAGTAAGGCTGTACGAGCGACTGTGGTGATCATGTCGTG
This Asticcacaulis excentricus DNA region includes the following protein-coding sequences:
- a CDS encoding IS110 family transposase — encoded protein: MKEVTTIGLDIAKHVFQAHGIAADGAVVFRRKLRRNEVGAFFAGLPSCLIGIEACATAHFWARQLIDLGHQVKLIPAAYVKPYVKRQKNDAADAEAICEAVTRPTMRFVPVKTEEQQSVLMLHRVRELLIRQRTMLVNALRGHLAELGLVTQLGARGVDMLLALVEDEDHDMITTVARTALLPIAQQLRDLDLQVGEVDKQILAWHRSNDLSQRLETIPGIGPITASAIAATVADASLFKSGRQLAAWLGLVPRQNSSGGKERLGKITKQGDPYIRRLLVVGAAAVLRFSKSAKSTTAAWGAGMLSRKPYTVVAVAMANKMARIAWALMVNGTRFNGMTA